A stretch of the Desulfobacter sp. genome encodes the following:
- a CDS encoding MTH1187 family thiamine-binding protein, translating into MNVIIDLCVVPLGVGLSVSKYVAACHEIINQAGLKSELHAYGTNIQGDYDAVFGVVKKCHERIHDMGAPRITTTIKLGTRTDRDQTMEDKVKSVEEKLGKN; encoded by the coding sequence ATGAATGTCATTATTGATCTGTGTGTCGTGCCTTTGGGCGTGGGATTGTCCGTATCAAAATATGTTGCTGCCTGCCATGAAATTATCAACCAGGCAGGCCTCAAGTCAGAACTTCACGCATATGGGACAAATATTCAAGGCGATTATGATGCGGTCTTTGGGGTGGTCAAAAAATGCCATGAAAGAATCCATGACATGGGTGCCCCGAGGATTACCACCACAATCAAGCTGGGTACCCGGACAGACCGAGACCAGACCATGGAGGATAAAGTTAAAAGCGTAGAGGAAAAGCTGGGTAAAAATTAA
- a CDS encoding hotdog fold thioesterase — protein MIWKKEFKIDDMNQFRDNTLVGHLDIEFLEKGDDFLSASMPVDKRTKQPMGLLHGGASVVLAETLGSSASYMTLEEGFHSVGLEIKANHLKSISQGRVVGCAKPIHLGKTTQVWDIDIKSESGDLICISRLTMAVLNSG, from the coding sequence ATGATCTGGAAAAAAGAATTCAAGATAGACGACATGAACCAATTTAGAGACAATACCCTGGTGGGACACCTGGATATTGAATTCCTGGAAAAAGGCGATGATTTTCTCTCAGCTTCCATGCCGGTGGACAAGAGGACAAAACAGCCCATGGGGCTTCTTCACGGGGGGGCATCCGTGGTTCTGGCCGAGACCCTGGGCAGTTCAGCCTCCTATATGACCCTGGAAGAGGGCTTTCACAGTGTCGGGCTTGAAATCAAGGCCAACCACCTGAAAAGCATTTCACAGGGCCGGGTTGTCGGCTGTGCCAAACCAATCCACCTGGGCAAAACCACCCAGGTCTGGGACATTGATATCAAAAGCGAGTCAGGCGATCTTATCTGTATCTCCCGTCTGACCATGGCGGTATTAAACAGCGGATAA
- a CDS encoding TrmH family RNA methyltransferase produces MGPHKIRMMMRAEREAAQRRFRRQRNKNRLATPGIHQCIIVLDHLKPTFNVGKIFRSAETFGCREIHLIGIDFFDPAPSMGAFKWVPAHFHNRFLSCYAQLLDRGYTLFILEPGQGEAVMDADLPEKSAFVFGHEEFGISFEPDLYPEIKRLTIPQYGRSQSLNVSVAASIILYEYTRQQKKETLDHPLCLKEENR; encoded by the coding sequence ATGGGGCCCCATAAAATCAGAATGATGATGAGAGCCGAACGGGAGGCCGCCCAAAGAAGGTTCCGTCGCCAGCGCAATAAAAACCGCCTGGCCACTCCCGGTATTCATCAATGTATCATTGTATTGGATCATCTCAAACCCACCTTTAATGTCGGTAAAATTTTCAGGAGTGCTGAAACCTTCGGCTGCCGGGAAATCCACCTTATCGGAATTGATTTTTTTGATCCGGCCCCGTCCATGGGGGCATTCAAGTGGGTGCCGGCCCATTTCCACAACCGGTTTCTCTCCTGTTATGCTCAGCTGCTGGACAGGGGATATACCTTGTTTATTTTGGAGCCGGGACAGGGTGAGGCGGTCATGGATGCCGATCTGCCTGAAAAGAGTGCTTTTGTGTTCGGCCATGAAGAATTCGGCATCAGTTTTGAACCCGATCTTTATCCTGAAATAAAACGGTTGACCATTCCCCAATACGGAAGGTCCCAGAGCCTTAATGTCAGTGTTGCCGCCTCGATTATCCTTTACGAATATACCCGGCAGCAAAAAAAAGAGACCCTTGATCACCCGCTTTGTTTAAAAGAGGAAAACAGATGA
- the nadE gene encoding NAD(+) synthase, translated as MKTSQVADHIIDWLFEYIDGSGLKGFTIGVSGGIDSAVASTLCARTGKKVLALNMPIFQALDQVSRSAAHIHWLETAHENVKGIDMELTPVFEQLQKGFPQNIQDDLTMANTRSRLRMLTLYAFASHHRMLVVGTGNKVEDFGVGFYTKYGDGGVDISPIADLTKTQVYDLGRYLGIRPDILSAPPTDGLWEDNRTDESQIGATYRELEWAMTHEAGHDNPKLNERQKEVLEIYRKFNQANQHKMAPIPICTIPERLKG; from the coding sequence ATGAAAACCTCACAAGTTGCAGACCATATTATTGACTGGCTCTTTGAATATATTGACGGATCAGGACTCAAGGGATTCACCATCGGCGTTTCCGGGGGAATTGACTCTGCCGTAGCCTCAACCCTCTGCGCCCGAACAGGGAAAAAGGTGCTGGCCCTTAACATGCCAATTTTCCAGGCCCTGGATCAGGTATCCAGATCTGCTGCCCACATCCACTGGCTTGAAACCGCCCATGAAAATGTCAAAGGCATTGATATGGAACTGACCCCGGTGTTTGAACAGCTGCAAAAAGGATTTCCCCAAAACATCCAGGATGATCTGACCATGGCCAATACCCGCTCCCGGCTTAGAATGCTCACCCTGTATGCCTTTGCCTCTCATCACAGGATGCTGGTGGTTGGCACGGGAAACAAAGTTGAAGATTTCGGGGTGGGCTTTTACACCAAATACGGAGACGGGGGAGTGGATATCTCGCCCATTGCCGACCTGACCAAAACCCAGGTGTATGACCTTGGCCGTTACCTGGGCATCCGCCCTGATATCCTTTCGGCACCACCAACGGACGGGCTGTGGGAAGACAACCGGACTGACGAAAGCCAGATCGGTGCCACATACCGGGAGTTGGAATGGGCCATGACCCACGAGGCGGGCCATGACAACCCAAAGCTCAATGAGCGTCAAAAAGAAGTATTGGAAATTTACCGAAAATTCAACCAGGCCAACCAGCATAAAATGGCACCCATTCCGATCTGCACCATCCCTGAACGCCTGAAAGGCTGA
- a CDS encoding TSUP family transporter gives MDISFLTFALLFFTGLVAGFVDAIAGGGGLIALPVLLSAGLPPQMALGTNKLQGSFGTLSATVNFIKKGKVRLKDNLVGIGFTLVGAGIGAWAIQQIEAGFIRHLIPFLLLFVFFYTLGSKDLGRLPGKARMKKHLFFMVFGLGLGFYDGFFGPGTGAFWTGGLLILLGMDMTGATGTTRVMNFTSNVVALSIFIIGGNVIYSVGLIMASGQIIGARIGSSMAIKKGAGFIRPIFLTMVFLTIARLIYVNYV, from the coding sequence ATGGATATTTCTTTTTTAACCTTTGCCCTCTTATTTTTTACAGGCCTGGTTGCCGGATTTGTGGACGCCATTGCGGGCGGAGGGGGGCTCATTGCCCTGCCGGTGCTTTTGTCCGCAGGACTGCCTCCCCAGATGGCCTTGGGAACCAACAAACTTCAGGGCAGTTTCGGCACCTTGTCCGCCACTGTCAACTTTATCAAAAAAGGCAAGGTGCGCCTCAAAGACAATCTGGTCGGGATCGGGTTTACCCTTGTGGGAGCGGGTATCGGCGCCTGGGCCATCCAGCAGATTGAGGCAGGATTTATCCGCCATCTCATCCCCTTTCTGCTCTTGTTTGTCTTTTTTTATACCTTAGGTTCAAAGGACCTGGGACGGTTGCCGGGCAAGGCCAGAATGAAAAAACATCTCTTTTTCATGGTCTTTGGCCTGGGTCTGGGCTTTTACGACGGATTTTTCGGACCCGGGACAGGCGCCTTCTGGACCGGGGGGCTGCTCATCCTTTTGGGCATGGACATGACAGGGGCCACAGGCACCACAAGGGTCATGAACTTTACCTCAAATGTGGTGGCCCTAAGCATTTTTATCATTGGCGGGAATGTGATTTATTCCGTCGGGCTGATCATGGCCTCAGGCCAGATCATCGGGGCAAGGATCGGATCAAGCATGGCCATCAAAAAAGGGGCGGGGTTTATCCGCCCCATTTTCCTGACCATGGTCTTTTTGACCATTGCACGCCTCATCTATGTCAACTATGTATAG
- a CDS encoding helix-turn-helix domain-containing protein, translating to MEVANIDSRIDFSGNLEMEMAEAFVRHTGTHLFLTGKAGTGKTTFLKALKHHTDKQIMVTAPTGVAAVNAGGVTLHSFFQLPFGPCIPGGLGSDNQRFFRFSKEKKQIIKGLDLLVIDEISMVRADLLDAVDGVLQKLRRDDRPFGGVQLLLIGDLFQLPPVAKANEWQLLSDYYDSVYFFSSHALARTDFITVELKKIYRQSDEHFIQVLNQVRENRLDKVTLDLLNQCADKNLPEKGYITLTTHNKKADAINIERLDRLDETGCELVAELSGEFPAHSFPTPDRLVLKKGAQVMFLRNDPTPDKAYYNGRIGRVIQIEDKGVVVACDPEPGDKEGGAIVRVEPVEWENITYTVNPADQTIQEKVIGTFRQFPLKLAWAVTIHKSQGLTFDRAIVDAKNAFAHGQTYVALSRCRTLTGLVLSSPFLDQGIGVDPAVASFMDQAGQNPDLEERFKAARIAFQQELLFQCFDCTSFKGLFYYFIRLVQENQGRVSVSGLADIDALKTGAEDEIFGVSQKFLSQLQGLMQEISLPESSPRIQERVQKASVWFSGKFEAVFGKLVETGAVETDNKTLGRQMRNALANLKLEIQIRQAGILSCAKGFYPEKYLGAVSRAAMADLPGQARKKTKSLDYSEFDIAHPQLFTQLKAWRSKTAKTEGLPHFQVLHQKVLVQISVCLPKTKEALAELKGVGPKTLEKYGEALVDLVRAYRREKGITQMELPLPKSVDQETESRSIPLEGKEEKPHTRQISFTLFESGMSAQKIADERGLALSTIQGHLCYFIERGELKVEQFLDLEIKDRIASVLAPGKSLGQLKNELGSKVSYGQIKAMLAHEKFLLKKE from the coding sequence ATGGAGGTTGCCAATATTGATTCCAGGATTGATTTTTCCGGCAATTTAGAGATGGAAATGGCGGAGGCCTTTGTCCGTCATACCGGCACTCATCTCTTTCTTACGGGCAAGGCCGGCACCGGTAAAACCACCTTTCTCAAAGCCCTTAAACATCATACGGACAAGCAGATCATGGTCACAGCCCCCACGGGTGTGGCTGCGGTCAATGCCGGGGGGGTGACCCTTCATTCGTTTTTTCAACTCCCGTTCGGCCCCTGTATTCCCGGAGGTCTGGGTTCGGACAATCAGCGGTTTTTCAGGTTTTCAAAGGAAAAAAAGCAAATCATCAAGGGCCTGGATCTTCTGGTGATTGATGAAATTTCCATGGTGAGAGCGGATCTTTTAGATGCCGTGGACGGGGTCCTGCAGAAACTTCGCCGTGATGACAGACCCTTTGGCGGGGTTCAGCTTCTTTTGATCGGGGACCTTTTTCAGCTGCCCCCTGTGGCCAAGGCCAACGAGTGGCAGTTGCTCTCTGACTATTATGATTCGGTTTATTTCTTTTCCAGCCATGCCCTGGCCAGGACCGATTTTATCACCGTGGAATTAAAAAAGATTTACCGCCAGTCAGATGAACATTTTATCCAGGTGCTCAACCAGGTCAGGGAAAACCGCCTGGATAAGGTGACCTTGGACCTTTTAAACCAATGTGCGGACAAAAACCTGCCTGAAAAAGGGTATATCACCCTGACCACCCATAATAAAAAGGCCGACGCCATTAATATCGAGCGGCTGGACCGGCTGGATGAAACCGGTTGCGAACTTGTGGCGGAGCTGTCAGGGGAGTTTCCTGCCCATTCATTTCCCACCCCGGACAGGCTTGTGCTCAAAAAAGGGGCCCAGGTCATGTTTTTGAGGAATGATCCCACCCCGGACAAGGCATACTACAACGGCAGAATCGGCCGGGTCATCCAGATTGAAGATAAAGGGGTGGTGGTGGCCTGTGACCCTGAACCCGGAGACAAAGAGGGCGGTGCCATTGTCAGGGTTGAGCCGGTGGAATGGGAAAATATCACCTATACCGTTAACCCGGCTGATCAGACCATTCAGGAAAAGGTGATCGGAACCTTTCGGCAGTTCCCCTTGAAGCTGGCCTGGGCCGTGACCATCCACAAAAGCCAGGGGCTGACCTTTGACAGGGCAATTGTGGATGCCAAGAATGCCTTTGCCCACGGCCAGACCTATGTGGCCTTGAGCCGGTGCCGGACCCTTACAGGCCTGGTGCTTTCTTCCCCGTTTCTGGACCAGGGGATCGGGGTGGATCCGGCAGTGGCTTCTTTCATGGACCAGGCAGGGCAGAATCCGGATTTGGAAGAGAGGTTCAAGGCCGCCCGGATTGCCTTTCAACAGGAGTTGCTCTTCCAGTGTTTTGACTGCACCTCTTTTAAAGGGCTGTTTTATTATTTTATCCGTCTTGTTCAGGAAAACCAGGGCCGGGTTAGTGTCTCGGGCCTGGCTGATATTGATGCCCTCAAGACCGGGGCAGAAGATGAGATCTTTGGGGTGAGCCAAAAATTTTTATCCCAGCTTCAGGGACTGATGCAGGAAATCAGCTTGCCTGAATCCAGCCCCCGGATCCAGGAAAGGGTTCAAAAGGCCTCGGTCTGGTTTTCCGGAAAATTTGAAGCGGTCTTTGGCAAACTTGTTGAAACAGGGGCTGTGGAAACCGACAATAAAACCCTGGGCAGGCAGATGAGAAACGCTTTGGCCAATCTCAAGCTGGAGATCCAAATTCGACAGGCAGGCATCTTGTCCTGCGCCAAAGGATTTTATCCTGAAAAATATCTTGGGGCCGTATCCCGTGCTGCCATGGCCGACCTTCCCGGCCAGGCCCGGAAAAAAACAAAATCTTTGGATTATTCTGAGTTTGATATTGCCCATCCTCAATTGTTTACCCAGCTTAAGGCGTGGCGCAGTAAAACGGCCAAGACAGAAGGGCTGCCCCATTTTCAGGTGCTTCATCAAAAGGTGCTGGTACAGATCTCTGTCTGCCTGCCAAAAACAAAAGAGGCGTTGGCAGAACTCAAGGGGGTGGGGCCCAAAACCCTTGAAAAATATGGTGAGGCACTGGTTGACCTGGTCAGGGCCTATCGAAGGGAAAAAGGGATTACCCAGATGGAACTGCCCCTGCCCAAATCCGTTGACCAGGAGACAGAGAGCCGGTCAATTCCTTTGGAGGGCAAGGAAGAAAAACCCCATACCCGGCAGATCAGTTTTACCCTGTTTGAATCGGGGATGTCCGCCCAGAAGATTGCAGATGAGCGGGGTCTTGCCCTGTCCACCATCCAGGGTCATCTTTGCTATTTTATTGAAAGAGGAGAGCTCAAGGTGGAGCAATTCCTTGATTTGGAGATCAAGGATCGCATTGCATCCGTCCTTGCTCCGGGCAAATCATTGGGGCAGCTTAAAAATGAACTGGGCAGCAAGGTCTCCTACGGCCAGATCAAGGCCATGCTGGCCCATGAAAAATTTTTGTTAAAAAAAGAGTGA
- a CDS encoding efflux transporter outer membrane subunit, protein MKNYFIIISMLLILIQGCGAVGPDFVPPEVNTPANFRFADKDARAVEDLKWWEMFNDPVLYQLVVSALENNRDLKIALSRIEEARAAFGFTRADQYPGVDIQAGGSIGNFSGARSATTNSTVYISPMLQWELDLWGKFKRSSAAAQAQILASEYGVRAVETRLISDVASAYYLLLDYHQRLEISKETYDSRMKSLDIIQQRFDKGIIPEIDLNQAQIQKEIAQGAIPTYERMIAKTEHVLALLLGQLPSALKTHAPIKDQSIPPYVPSVLPSDLLERRPEIQQSLALLHVQNEEIGVAVAQRFPAISLSAGLGLASSELSNITNQGGIWTGSAGLLGPLFDYNKAKHRVEIEEEQTRQALFTYENTVLKAFAEVEDALVEVNTYGREKAAAGRKVAAAENAADLSFERYDKGVSSYLEVLDSERTLFSVRLEFSQINQLFLGAYVKLYKALGGGWVLPDEARAGEKAGAAPQN, encoded by the coding sequence ATGAAAAATTATTTTATCATCATATCCATGTTGTTGATTTTGATCCAGGGATGCGGAGCCGTGGGCCCGGATTTTGTTCCGCCTGAGGTTAATACCCCGGCAAATTTCAGGTTCGCTGACAAAGATGCCAGGGCGGTTGAGGACTTAAAGTGGTGGGAAATGTTCAATGACCCCGTGCTTTACCAATTGGTTGTTTCCGCTCTGGAAAACAATCGGGATCTGAAAATCGCCCTGAGCCGGATTGAAGAGGCCAGGGCCGCATTTGGATTTACCCGCGCAGACCAGTATCCCGGGGTTGATATCCAGGCCGGCGGATCCATAGGTAATTTTTCAGGCGCACGTTCGGCCACCACCAATTCCACCGTGTATATTTCCCCCATGCTTCAATGGGAACTGGATCTATGGGGAAAGTTTAAGCGATCCTCTGCTGCGGCCCAGGCCCAGATTCTGGCCTCTGAATACGGCGTGCGGGCCGTTGAGACCCGGTTGATTTCAGATGTGGCATCCGCCTATTATCTTTTGCTGGATTATCACCAGCGCCTTGAAATTTCAAAGGAAACCTACGACTCCAGGATGAAGAGTCTGGATATTATTCAGCAGCGGTTTGACAAGGGGATTATCCCTGAAATTGATTTGAATCAGGCGCAGATTCAAAAAGAGATTGCCCAGGGCGCCATTCCCACCTACGAGCGAATGATTGCCAAAACCGAGCATGTGCTGGCGCTGTTGCTGGGACAGCTGCCCTCTGCCCTAAAGACCCATGCACCCATAAAGGATCAGTCCATCCCCCCCTATGTTCCTTCTGTCCTGCCTTCAGATCTTTTGGAACGCCGCCCTGAAATCCAACAGTCTTTGGCCCTGCTCCATGTTCAAAATGAAGAAATCGGTGTGGCCGTGGCACAGCGCTTTCCGGCCATCAGCCTGAGTGCAGGTCTTGGCCTGGCCTCCAGCGAACTTTCAAATATTACAAACCAGGGGGGGATCTGGACCGGGAGTGCCGGGCTTTTAGGCCCTTTGTTTGATTATAACAAGGCCAAGCACCGGGTTGAAATCGAAGAGGAACAGACCCGCCAGGCCTTATTCACCTATGAAAATACCGTGCTCAAAGCCTTTGCCGAGGTGGAAGACGCCCTGGTGGAGGTGAATACCTATGGCCGGGAAAAGGCTGCGGCAGGCCGAAAGGTGGCCGCTGCGGAGAATGCGGCTGACTTGAGTTTTGAACGCTATGACAAGGGGGTCTCTTCATATCTTGAAGTTTTGGACTCAGAGCGGACCCTGTTTTCAGTCAGGCTTGAATTTTCCCAGATCAACCAGCTTTTTTTAGGGGCCTATGTTAAATTGTACAAAGCCCTTGGCGGGGGATGGGTTCTGCCCGATGAGGCCCGGGCCGGGGAAAAGGCTGGGGCTGCACCCCAGAATTAA